One Oryzomonas sagensis DNA segment encodes these proteins:
- a CDS encoding penicillin-binding protein: MNTDREKWARVRIVMIGTIFGLLFLSVTGRAFYLQILQHEELVKKAERQHQHIVQLNPGRGVIMDRNGTPLAVSVDMDSCYAEPRRIKDMDGTAGVLAPFLGTSKQELLKKLSSDKGFVWIERRLTPEVAARIKNLKLTGIGFVSESKRFYPNSEVASHVVGFTGVDPVGLEGVERKYDSVILGNTGYMVTERDALGRDIALKDTVIKNSSPGKNIVLTLDKNIEYIAEKELAKAVTESGAKNGMALVMESDTGRVLAMANYPTFNPNAYAHYPQAILRNRVVADSFEPGSTFKIFLVSAALEERILRPNDVINCENGRYTVADRTIHDTHSYARLSVSDILKYSSNIGAAKIGFKLGDERLFRYLRNFGFGERTGVDLPGESPGNLRDKHRLYGVDLATISFGQGVSVSAIQLVSAVSAVANGGTLMKPFLVERILDDSGREVQKFEPQAVRRVISTDTAKKVTRMMESVTSEGGTGLNAAIDGFLVAGKTGTAQKADPVTHGYSATRRTGSFIGFVPADKPKLTILVVIDEPKTSPYGGVVAAPAFRSIAVNALAYLKIMPKGETQKAPKVVAAQTPPPPKTDAASEGDALDATTGVAVMPDFRGMSMRRVMQVMEKRGINIKLMGSGRAVEQNPPPGQTIRGVDEVWIKFTPSA, encoded by the coding sequence GACCATATTCGGCCTGTTGTTCCTGAGCGTCACCGGCAGGGCGTTCTATCTCCAGATACTCCAGCACGAGGAGCTGGTGAAGAAGGCCGAGCGGCAGCACCAGCATATCGTCCAGCTCAACCCGGGGCGCGGCGTCATCATGGACCGCAACGGCACGCCGCTGGCCGTGTCCGTGGACATGGATTCATGCTATGCCGAACCGCGCCGCATCAAGGACATGGACGGCACGGCCGGGGTGCTGGCGCCGTTTCTCGGGACATCAAAGCAGGAACTGCTCAAGAAGCTCTCCAGCGACAAGGGGTTTGTCTGGATCGAGCGGCGCCTGACCCCCGAGGTAGCGGCCCGGATCAAGAACCTCAAGCTGACCGGCATCGGCTTTGTCTCCGAGTCGAAACGCTTTTACCCCAATAGCGAGGTCGCTTCCCACGTGGTCGGGTTTACCGGCGTGGACCCGGTCGGGCTGGAAGGGGTGGAACGCAAATACGATTCCGTCATCCTGGGCAACACCGGCTACATGGTGACCGAGCGCGATGCCCTGGGACGCGATATAGCCCTCAAGGATACGGTCATCAAAAATTCTTCGCCGGGCAAGAACATCGTTCTCACCCTGGACAAGAACATCGAATACATCGCGGAAAAGGAACTGGCCAAGGCGGTGACGGAGAGCGGCGCCAAGAACGGCATGGCCCTGGTCATGGAATCGGATACCGGCAGGGTTCTCGCCATGGCCAATTATCCCACCTTCAACCCCAATGCCTATGCCCATTACCCCCAGGCCATACTGCGCAACCGCGTCGTCGCCGACAGTTTCGAGCCCGGTTCGACCTTCAAGATCTTCCTGGTCTCCGCGGCACTGGAGGAGCGGATCCTCAGGCCAAACGACGTCATCAACTGCGAGAACGGCCGCTATACCGTCGCCGACCGGACCATCCACGATACCCACAGCTACGCCCGGCTGTCCGTGAGCGACATCCTCAAGTATTCGAGCAATATCGGCGCGGCCAAGATCGGCTTCAAGCTCGGCGATGAACGCCTGTTCCGCTATCTGAGAAATTTCGGGTTCGGCGAGCGCACCGGCGTGGACCTCCCGGGGGAGTCCCCGGGCAACCTGCGGGACAAGCACCGCTTGTACGGGGTTGATCTGGCCACCATCTCCTTCGGCCAGGGGGTCTCGGTCTCGGCCATCCAACTGGTGAGCGCGGTTTCCGCCGTTGCCAACGGCGGCACGCTCATGAAGCCTTTCCTTGTGGAGCGCATCCTGGACGACAGCGGCCGCGAGGTGCAGAAATTCGAGCCCCAGGCGGTGCGCCGCGTGATCTCCACGGATACGGCCAAAAAGGTCACCAGGATGATGGAGAGCGTCACCAGCGAAGGCGGTACCGGCCTCAACGCCGCCATAGACGGGTTCCTGGTGGCCGGCAAGACCGGCACGGCTCAAAAGGCGGACCCGGTGACCCACGGCTACTCCGCCACCCGGAGGACCGGTTCGTTTATCGGTTTTGTCCCGGCCGACAAGCCCAAGCTGACGATCCTGGTGGTGATCGACGAACCGAAGACCAGCCCCTACGGCGGCGTTGTTGCGGCCCCGGCTTTCCGCTCCATTGCCGTGAATGCGCTGGCCTATCTGAAAATCATGCCCAAGGGCGAGACCCAAAAGGCGCCCAAGGTCGTTGCCGCCCAGACCCCGCCCCCCCCGAAGACGGATGCCGCGTCGGAGGGAGACGCCCTGGATGCGACTACCGGGGTTGCCGTCATGCCGGATTTCCGAGGCATGAGCATGCGCCGGGTCATGCAGGTGATGGAAAAACGCGGTATCAATATCAAGCTGATGGGTAGCGGACGGGCCGTGGAACAGAATCCTCCCCCCGGTCAGACGATCCGAGGGGTAGACGAGGTTTGGATAAAATTCACACCTTCCGCATGA
- a CDS encoding UDP-N-acetylmuramoyl-L-alanyl-D-glutamate--2,6-diaminopimelate ligase, with the protein MKLAHILAPVPDAELHGSEAIEITALSCDSRQIKPGTLFFALRGTAADGHRFIPQAVQDGAAAVVLEDAACAPAGCTWIRVTDGRAAMARMAAAFYGNPTADRPLIGITGTNGKTTTTYLIEAILAAAGLPAAVLGTISYRFGATTIEASRTTPESTELQAAFRRLADAGAQAFVMEVSSHALEQKRADGCHFDVGIFSNLTRDHLDYHGTMEEYLHAKQRLFAELLQPTAAKPRRRAAVNMDDSYGARVADKAACPVIGYGIDYPGDVRPVEVAITVNGISGTIRTPAGEFTFASKLLGRFNLSNILAAVAAGVALDLPLTAIKAGIEGHATVPGRLERIGNTCGVTCLVDYAHTGDALYNVLATLKEIATNRLITVFGCGGDRDPGKRPIMGKIAAEMSDLAIATSDNPRTEDPLAILAQVKEGITPLGIREYTSEELTARPALDERGFVMLENRRAAIRLATRLARPGDILLLAGKGHEDYQIIGTTKHHFDDREEAAAAFGEKTA; encoded by the coding sequence ATGAAACTTGCCCACATCCTTGCCCCGGTACCGGACGCCGAACTCCACGGCAGCGAAGCCATCGAGATCACGGCCCTGAGTTGCGACTCGCGCCAGATCAAGCCGGGCACGCTCTTCTTCGCCCTGCGCGGCACGGCGGCCGACGGCCACCGTTTCATCCCCCAGGCAGTGCAGGACGGTGCAGCCGCCGTGGTGCTGGAAGATGCCGCCTGTGCCCCCGCCGGCTGCACCTGGATCAGGGTGACTGACGGCCGTGCGGCCATGGCTCGCATGGCGGCGGCGTTCTACGGCAATCCAACCGCGGACCGGCCGCTGATCGGCATTACCGGCACCAACGGCAAGACCACCACCACCTACCTGATCGAGGCGATCCTGGCGGCGGCGGGCCTGCCCGCGGCGGTGCTCGGCACCATCAGCTACCGCTTCGGCGCAACAACCATCGAGGCGTCCCGCACCACGCCCGAATCCACGGAATTGCAGGCCGCGTTCCGCCGGTTGGCCGATGCCGGCGCCCAGGCCTTCGTGATGGAGGTGTCGTCCCATGCCCTGGAACAGAAACGGGCCGACGGTTGTCACTTCGATGTGGGCATCTTCAGCAACCTGACCAGGGATCATCTCGACTATCACGGCACCATGGAGGAATACCTGCACGCCAAGCAGCGCCTCTTTGCCGAACTGCTGCAGCCCACCGCCGCCAAACCGCGCCGCCGGGCCGCCGTCAACATGGACGACAGCTACGGCGCCCGCGTGGCGGACAAGGCGGCCTGTCCGGTGATCGGTTACGGCATCGATTACCCCGGCGACGTCCGCCCGGTGGAGGTGGCCATCACCGTCAACGGCATCAGCGGGACCATCAGGACGCCCGCCGGAGAGTTCACCTTTGCCTCCAAACTGTTGGGCCGCTTCAACCTCTCCAACATCCTGGCGGCCGTTGCGGCCGGCGTCGCCCTGGACCTGCCGCTCACGGCCATCAAGGCCGGCATCGAAGGGCATGCCACGGTTCCGGGACGCCTGGAGCGGATTGGCAATACCTGCGGCGTCACCTGCCTGGTGGACTACGCCCACACCGGCGACGCCCTGTACAACGTACTCGCGACCCTGAAGGAGATAGCAACGAACCGGCTCATCACCGTCTTCGGCTGCGGCGGCGACCGCGATCCGGGCAAACGTCCGATCATGGGGAAGATCGCCGCGGAGATGAGCGACCTGGCCATCGCCACCTCGGATAACCCCCGGACCGAGGACCCGCTCGCCATACTGGCCCAGGTCAAGGAAGGCATCACGCCCCTCGGCATACGGGAATACACGTCCGAGGAGTTGACGGCACGGCCGGCATTGGACGAGCGGGGCTTCGTCATGCTGGAAAACCGCCGTGCAGCCATCCGTTTGGCAACGCGCCTGGCACGGCCGGGCGACATCCTGCTCCTGGCCGGCAAGGGGCATGAGGATTACCAGATCATCGGCACGACCAAACACCACTTTGACGACCGCGAGGAGGCCGCCGCGGCATTCGGGGAGAAAACAGCCTAG
- a CDS encoding UDP-N-acetylmuramoyl-tripeptide--D-alanyl-D-alanine ligase, protein MFTAHEIAAATGGRIIGSAGTGVSAVSTDSRTVAPGELFVPLRGDRFDGHDFIAEVAAKGITMVLAEEKWLVHHVLPAGCSGVAVKDTLRALGDLAAAYRQRFDIPVIAVTGSNGKTTTKEMLATILEQLGPGLKTEGNLNNLIGMPQMLFRLRPEHHWAVLEMGMSEPGEIDRLAEIARPRVGIVLNALAAHLQSMGTVEAVANAKGELLHRISDGGLAVVNGDDSRVSSLGQNASARRISFGISRGEVRAKNIEHLGLEGESFLVVTPRGEFQLHLSAFGQHNVSNALAATAALLDKVPLDTIAEGLAAFRPYKGRFQLERLGAITLVDDSYNANPASMKAALETLAQIAPEGHRVALLGDMLELGGHEAEAHEGVGTVAGRNVDRLFLLGNLMNRHAAQAAIQAGLPAESVHCCQSHDELAEGVKRSLLPGDVILIKGSRGMTMERSAAILRQSMSHNEKG, encoded by the coding sequence ATGTTTACCGCACACGAGATAGCCGCCGCCACCGGCGGCCGCATCATCGGCAGCGCCGGGACCGGCGTATCGGCCGTATCCACCGACTCGCGCACTGTTGCGCCCGGAGAGTTGTTCGTGCCGCTCAGGGGCGACCGCTTCGACGGACACGACTTCATCGCCGAGGTGGCCGCCAAGGGCATCACCATGGTACTGGCCGAAGAGAAATGGCTCGTCCATCACGTGCTCCCGGCCGGATGCTCGGGCGTTGCGGTCAAAGACACGTTGCGGGCGCTGGGCGACCTGGCAGCGGCCTATCGGCAACGCTTCGACATCCCGGTCATCGCCGTGACCGGAAGCAACGGCAAGACCACCACCAAGGAGATGCTGGCCACCATCCTGGAACAGCTCGGGCCAGGCCTGAAAACCGAGGGGAACCTCAACAACCTGATCGGCATGCCCCAGATGCTGTTCCGTCTGCGTCCGGAACATCACTGGGCCGTACTGGAGATGGGCATGAGCGAACCGGGCGAGATCGACCGTTTGGCGGAGATTGCCCGCCCCCGGGTCGGCATCGTGCTGAACGCCCTGGCGGCGCACCTCCAGAGCATGGGCACGGTCGAGGCCGTGGCCAACGCCAAGGGAGAGTTGCTCCACCGCATCAGCGACGGCGGCCTGGCAGTCGTGAACGGCGACGATTCCCGGGTCAGCAGCCTGGGGCAGAATGCCTCGGCGCGGCGCATCAGCTTCGGCATCAGCCGCGGCGAGGTCAGAGCCAAGAACATCGAGCACCTGGGGCTGGAGGGGGAATCGTTTCTGGTCGTCACCCCCCGTGGGGAGTTCCAACTCCACCTCAGCGCCTTCGGCCAGCACAACGTATCCAACGCCTTGGCGGCCACTGCGGCCTTGCTTGACAAGGTGCCGCTTGACACCATAGCCGAGGGTCTTGCCGCATTCAGACCGTATAAGGGGCGTTTCCAGTTGGAACGGCTCGGGGCAATCACCCTGGTGGATGACAGCTACAACGCCAACCCGGCCTCCATGAAGGCGGCGCTGGAGACCTTGGCCCAGATCGCCCCCGAGGGGCACCGGGTCGCCCTGCTGGGGGACATGCTGGAATTGGGCGGGCACGAGGCCGAGGCCCACGAAGGGGTCGGCACGGTCGCAGGGCGAAACGTGGACCGGCTCTTCCTGCTGGGCAATCTGATGAATCGCCATGCCGCCCAGGCGGCCATCCAGGCCGGTTTGCCTGCCGAGTCGGTTCACTGCTGCCAGAGTCACGACGAACTTGCCGAAGGGGTGAAGCGGTCGCTTCTACCGGGAGACGTGATCCTGATCAAGGGCTCCCGGGGCATGACCATGGAGCGGTCGGCGGCGATCCTGAGGCAGTCCATGTCACACAACGAAAAGGGATAA
- the mraY gene encoding phospho-N-acetylmuramoyl-pentapeptide-transferase: MLYHIFYPLAANVKLFNIFKYLTFRTIYAMITALLVCFVLGPWIIRKLESLQARQVIRTDGPESHLQKQGTPTMGGVMILAAIVIPTLLWADLSNQYVWTALFITIGYGVIGFVDDYKKVTEKNTKGLSARQKMFWQVLLAVAVAVFLFLKPGFSEELYFPFFKRFHPDLWIYFIPFVALVIVGASNAVNLTDGLDGLAIGPVAINAATYMLFAYIAGHATLSAYLQVPRVPGAGELAVMCGAMVGAGLGFLWYNSYPAEVFMGDVGSLSLGGTLGVISVLTKQEILLVIVGGVFVVEALSVIFQVGSYKYRGKRIFRMAPIHHHFELKGVAEPKIIVRFWIITIILALVAISTLKMR, from the coding sequence ATGCTTTACCACATTTTCTACCCGCTGGCGGCGAATGTAAAACTATTCAACATCTTCAAATACCTGACCTTCAGAACTATCTATGCCATGATCACGGCGCTCCTCGTCTGCTTCGTGCTCGGCCCCTGGATCATCCGCAAACTGGAGAGCCTCCAGGCCCGCCAGGTGATCCGCACCGACGGCCCGGAATCGCACCTGCAGAAACAGGGCACCCCCACCATGGGCGGGGTGATGATCCTGGCCGCCATCGTGATCCCCACGCTCCTGTGGGCCGATCTTTCCAATCAGTATGTCTGGACGGCGCTCTTCATCACCATCGGCTATGGCGTGATCGGGTTCGTGGACGATTACAAGAAGGTGACGGAAAAGAACACCAAGGGGCTCTCCGCACGCCAGAAGATGTTCTGGCAGGTGCTTCTGGCCGTGGCCGTGGCGGTGTTCCTGTTCCTCAAACCCGGCTTCAGCGAGGAGCTCTACTTCCCCTTCTTCAAACGTTTCCACCCCGATCTGTGGATATATTTCATCCCGTTCGTGGCCCTTGTGATCGTGGGCGCCAGCAATGCCGTCAACCTGACCGACGGGCTGGACGGGTTGGCCATCGGCCCGGTGGCCATCAATGCCGCCACCTATATGCTCTTTGCCTATATTGCCGGCCACGCCACCCTGTCGGCCTACCTGCAGGTCCCCCGGGTGCCGGGGGCCGGCGAACTGGCCGTCATGTGCGGCGCCATGGTGGGTGCCGGGCTGGGGTTTCTCTGGTACAACTCCTACCCGGCCGAGGTCTTCATGGGTGACGTCGGCTCCCTTTCCCTGGGCGGCACCCTGGGTGTCATCTCCGTTCTGACCAAGCAGGAGATCCTGCTGGTGATCGTGGGGGGGGTGTTCGTGGTCGAGGCGTTGTCGGTCATCTTCCAGGTGGGCTCCTACAAGTACCGGGGCAAGCGCATCTTCCGCATGGCGCCGATCCACCATCACTTCGAGTTGAAGGGGGTGGCGGAACCCAAGATCATTGTGCGCTTCTGGATCATCACGATCATCCTGGCGCTGGTGGCGATCTCGACGTTGAAGATGCGCTAG
- the murD gene encoding UDP-N-acetylmuramoyl-L-alanine--D-glutamate ligase: MELNDNNILVVGLAKTGVACARFLAARGARVTVTDMRDESALASQLAELAACDIRKVLGSHDERDFTGADLIVVSPGVPQDHPLLVKAAAAGREIVSEIELASRFIDAPLAAITGTNGKTTTTTLAGEIFRANGYRTFVGGNIGNPLIELVESGEPVDRVVAEISSFQLEWIGTFRPRVAALLNLSEDHLDRYASYQEYIDAKLRIFENQEATDFAVVNRDDALVWRYAQGLRAHLFPFSRKLELTEGIFHRDGVIVCRHNGREERFPTRDIRLQGVHNLENIMAALACALLLGCRPDASFEAVQGFGALHHRMEFVAEKNGVRYYEDSKATNVGSVEKALESFDAITLIAGGKDKGGSYAPLEPLVRDRVRHLVLIGEAAGRMQAELGSLTDTRRAATLEEAVALAARITEPGGTVLMSPACSSFDMFSGYEERAQRYIAAVKAL; this comes from the coding sequence ATGGAACTGAATGACAACAACATCCTCGTCGTGGGCCTGGCCAAAACCGGCGTGGCCTGCGCCCGCTTCCTGGCCGCGCGGGGCGCCCGCGTCACCGTGACCGACATGCGTGATGAATCGGCCCTTGCCTCCCAACTTGCGGAGCTGGCGGCTTGTGACATCCGGAAGGTATTGGGCAGCCACGATGAGCGGGACTTCACCGGCGCCGACCTGATCGTGGTCTCGCCCGGCGTGCCCCAGGACCACCCCCTGCTGGTGAAGGCCGCGGCAGCGGGCCGGGAGATCGTCAGCGAGATCGAGCTGGCCTCACGCTTCATCGACGCGCCGCTGGCGGCCATCACCGGCACCAACGGCAAGACCACCACCACGACCCTGGCCGGCGAGATCTTCAGGGCCAATGGCTACCGCACCTTTGTGGGGGGGAACATCGGCAATCCGCTGATCGAGCTGGTGGAGTCGGGCGAACCGGTGGACCGGGTGGTTGCGGAGATCAGTTCGTTCCAACTGGAGTGGATCGGCACCTTCCGTCCCCGGGTGGCGGCCCTGCTGAACCTGAGCGAGGACCACCTGGACCGCTATGCCAGCTACCAGGAGTATATCGACGCCAAGCTGCGCATCTTCGAGAACCAGGAAGCCACGGATTTTGCCGTGGTCAACCGGGACGACGCACTGGTGTGGCGCTACGCCCAGGGGTTGCGGGCGCACCTGTTCCCCTTCAGCCGCAAGCTGGAGTTGACCGAAGGGATCTTCCACCGGGACGGTGTGATCGTCTGCCGCCACAACGGCCGGGAGGAGCGTTTTCCCACCAGGGACATCCGCCTCCAGGGGGTGCACAACCTGGAGAACATCATGGCCGCCCTGGCCTGCGCGCTGCTCTTGGGGTGCCGGCCTGACGCCAGCTTCGAGGCCGTCCAGGGGTTTGGAGCGCTGCACCACCGCATGGAGTTCGTGGCCGAGAAGAACGGCGTCCGCTATTACGAGGACAGCAAGGCCACCAATGTGGGGAGCGTGGAAAAGGCGCTGGAAAGCTTCGACGCCATCACCCTGATCGCCGGAGGCAAGGACAAGGGCGGCTCCTACGCCCCGCTGGAGCCCCTGGTGCGGGACCGGGTGCGGCACCTGGTTCTGATCGGCGAGGCGGCCGGCCGCATGCAGGCCGAGCTGGGGTCCCTGACCGACACCCGCCGGGCAGCGACCCTGGAGGAGGCGGTCGCCCTGGCGGCCCGAATCACGGAGCCCGGGGGGACCGTCCTCATGTCGCCGGCCTGCTCCAGCTTCGACATGTTCAGCGGCTACGAAGAGCGGGCTCAGCGGTATATTGCAGCGGTAAAGGCTCTCTAA
- the ftsW gene encoding putative lipid II flippase FtsW, protein MFKKLDEYDLVIMLMAIALTCFGVVMVYSASSVMAAKRFHDGFFFLKRQGLFALLGFGIMLSVMRVDYHTWKRVAVPGLLLCLVLLGLVLIPGIGGKAGGSSRWIKLPGFNLQPSEMAKLALIMYMAYSLDKKQDKVKSLTAGFIPYMIVLMFLISLLVLQPDLGGALTLAFVAMVMLFAAGTRLVYIFSMLLLAMPFLMYKLSRGYHKGRMEAFLNPWSDPEGKGFQIIQSWLALGTGGVFGQGLGEGKQKLFYLPEAHTDFILSVVGEELGFLGVVVIIGMFFLLVQRAMRIAVAAPDTFGRFLALGIAVLFGIEATVNMGVVTGLLPTKGLALPFISYGGSSLLISLFAVGILLNISSGLKIAPISLKEEK, encoded by the coding sequence ATGTTCAAAAAACTCGACGAATATGATCTGGTGATCATGCTGATGGCCATTGCCCTGACCTGCTTCGGGGTGGTGATGGTCTATTCGGCGTCGTCGGTCATGGCCGCGAAACGTTTTCACGATGGCTTTTTCTTCCTCAAGCGCCAGGGTCTGTTCGCCCTGTTGGGCTTTGGCATCATGCTATCGGTGATGCGGGTCGATTACCATACCTGGAAACGGGTAGCCGTACCGGGGCTGCTGCTCTGCCTGGTGTTGCTCGGCCTGGTCCTGATACCGGGCATCGGCGGCAAGGCCGGCGGCTCGTCCCGCTGGATCAAGCTGCCCGGTTTCAACCTGCAGCCGTCGGAAATGGCCAAGCTGGCCCTGATCATGTACATGGCCTATTCCCTGGACAAAAAGCAGGACAAGGTCAAATCCCTGACCGCCGGCTTCATCCCCTACATGATCGTGCTCATGTTCCTGATCAGCCTGCTGGTGCTCCAACCGGACCTGGGGGGGGCGCTGACCCTGGCGTTCGTGGCCATGGTGATGCTCTTCGCGGCCGGCACGCGGCTGGTGTACATCTTCTCCATGCTGCTGTTGGCCATGCCCTTTCTGATGTACAAATTGAGCAGGGGCTACCATAAAGGACGCATGGAGGCGTTCCTCAACCCCTGGAGCGACCCGGAGGGGAAAGGCTTTCAGATCATCCAGTCCTGGCTGGCCCTGGGGACCGGGGGCGTCTTCGGCCAGGGCCTGGGTGAGGGAAAACAGAAACTCTTCTACCTGCCCGAGGCCCACACCGACTTCATCCTCTCCGTGGTGGGGGAAGAGCTGGGGTTTCTGGGGGTGGTGGTCATCATCGGCATGTTCTTCCTGCTGGTGCAGCGCGCCATGCGCATTGCCGTGGCCGCGCCCGACACCTTCGGACGCTTTCTGGCCCTGGGGATCGCCGTGCTGTTCGGCATCGAGGCCACGGTCAACATGGGGGTCGTGACCGGCCTGCTCCCCACCAAGGGGCTGGCGCTCCCCTTTATCAGCTATGGCGGCAGTTCGCTCCTGATCAGCCTGTTCGCCGTAGGCATCCTGCTCAACATCTCCTCGGGGCTGAAGATCGCACCGATCAGTCTGAAGGAGGAAAAATGA
- the murG gene encoding undecaprenyldiphospho-muramoylpentapeptide beta-N-acetylglucosaminyltransferase — protein MRLLIAGGGTGGHLFPGIAVAEEFLSRDPANEVLFVGTERGIEARAVPAAGYRLELISAAGIRGKGGLSQIRGAAMMFYGYAQSRKILKEWRPDMVMGVGGYASLPMVLAARGMRLPCFIHEQNAIPGLTNRLLAKFVDRVFITLDESSRFFPKGKTLLTGNPLRRQILEMVAGQTPPSIAEIHQQQYGNGGGGPFRLFIFGGSQGAHAINMAMLAALPHLERYAARLEITHQTGEKDAALVAEAYRNHGFNASVMPFIQDMAAVYRRADLVICRAGATTIAEVTACGKACLFIPFPFAVDDHQRRNAEAFLKKGAGFMLLERELSGERLAGIIHELAESPETVQRTGALAFGLARLDAARIIVDEMMKTL, from the coding sequence ATGAGACTGCTGATTGCCGGCGGCGGCACCGGCGGCCATCTCTTTCCCGGCATCGCCGTGGCCGAGGAGTTTCTCTCCCGCGACCCGGCCAACGAGGTACTGTTCGTCGGCACCGAACGGGGCATCGAAGCCCGCGCCGTCCCGGCGGCAGGCTACCGGCTCGAGCTGATCTCGGCGGCCGGCATCCGCGGCAAGGGGGGGCTGAGCCAGATCAGGGGGGCGGCCATGATGTTCTACGGGTACGCCCAATCCCGCAAGATCCTGAAAGAATGGCGCCCCGACATGGTGATGGGCGTGGGAGGCTACGCCTCGCTCCCCATGGTACTGGCGGCCCGCGGCATGCGGCTCCCCTGTTTCATCCACGAGCAGAACGCCATCCCGGGCCTCACCAACCGCCTGCTGGCGAAATTCGTCGACCGGGTGTTCATCACCCTGGACGAGTCGTCCCGTTTTTTCCCCAAGGGAAAGACGCTCTTGACCGGCAACCCGCTGCGGCGGCAGATCCTGGAGATGGTGGCGGGACAGACGCCCCCCTCCATTGCGGAGATTCACCAACAGCAGTACGGAAACGGTGGGGGCGGCCCCTTTCGCCTTTTCATCTTCGGCGGCAGCCAGGGAGCCCACGCCATCAACATGGCCATGCTGGCGGCGCTGCCCCATCTGGAACGCTACGCCGCCAGACTGGAGATCACCCACCAGACCGGCGAGAAAGACGCGGCCCTTGTGGCCGAGGCCTACCGCAACCACGGCTTCAACGCCAGCGTCATGCCGTTCATCCAGGATATGGCTGCGGTCTACCGGCGGGCCGATCTGGTGATCTGCCGCGCCGGGGCCACCACCATCGCCGAGGTGACGGCCTGCGGCAAGGCCTGCCTGTTCATCCCCTTCCCCTTTGCGGTGGATGACCACCAGCGCAGGAATGCCGAGGCGTTCCTCAAGAAGGGGGCTGGTTTCATGCTGCTGGAACGGGAGTTGTCAGGGGAGCGGCTGGCCGGGATCATCCACGAACTGGCCGAAAGCCCGGAGACGGTACAACGCACCGGGGCACTGGCCTTCGGTCTGGCCCGGCTGGACGCGGCCCGGATCATCGTGGACGAGATGATGAAGACACTATAA